TGTTCAAGTGGAGACAAAATATTCAAGCGCTTGATCAAGAACTTGAACAAGCAGCCAAGCAAGTCAAGTAACTTAAAAGTTATCCAAGTTACTTTAAGAAGAAGGTTTCCAGCATGAAACGCCGTGGTAGTGGAACGGCCTACCTCACACTTGCTTCATGTAAACAGTCTTTCAAGTAAATACGTACTTGTCAAGAATTGGACGTGTGAAGTCGATTTTTAAGTatttgaattttattataaaatatgaaGTAGAATGAGGAGACAACATTGAAGTTTGTAGAATTGTACGAAGAACAAACATGTCTTTGGGATATATCTAGTAGTCAgtatagaaataaacaaataagAGATTCAGCTATTAATAAAATggaacaagaaaagaaaatagaTGATTTTGGTTCTCAAGATgtgaagaacaaaataaaaaatctaaGCACGACCTATTCCCAGGTCCTGGACCCAGAAACGtgctaaaattgaaaaacataaaaaGTCTGGTGCTGGAACAAACGATCTTTTTCGCTTCAATTTTCTTTCTTCTCTTAATTTCAGTTGTTTTACttgaatatcttcttcttcatgtgccatctcctctaagaaggttggcaactattacggcaattcgcactttcgataccactgctctaaagaggtcagcagaagtgcaattaaaccaagctctcaaattgtttaaccaggagatgcgtcttcttccgcgactccttctaccctgtattcttccttgtattattaattgcagcaagttataacgctcgcccctcatgacatgtttcagatattgcagttttctgactttgactttaattgtatttaaaacctctttatcttttcccattcttctcaacacctcgacattcgtgactctatccaccttCGTGTCCAGGCTTAATATACGAATCTAGTATTTGGGAGAATTACTTTGGTTGTTTGCCAGCTTTATTTTGGGGTACCGTTATTCTTTCttaaattcaattttttaattaaactagtTGTTCTAGGTATTTGGTCGAATGTCGTATATTTGTTTCGAAAGCCAATCTCGTGAGATTAGACGGGATGGTCATATTTGATGTTTGTATTCGGTAATTGGCATGTTCTTAAAGTTCAAATCTGTCAAACTTCTGTCGTATTTTACAGTATAATGATATTCTGTAAAACAAGTGCTGCATTAATTAAGTTGTTAGTTTGATTACAGCTTCACCTTCAGCTATATTaagctaaaaaattaaatttaaaaaaatgttgtttttactcttaattaaatttatttttattttatttagttgtaATCTCTTTGGATAAAATTATAGAATAACATATCTAATCGATATCAACGCATTCAGGTAACTAATAAAGCTCTGTATGTTATCGATTGATGTAAAACTAAACTCACTTTGTGAATTATTTATTGAACATTATATAAATTGTAAACATTAttgtataaattgtgtatattATTAACTATATCCTTGTATTTCTTCCATAGAGAAAGGGCTTTGATTTTAGATCAATCTGAATCAacagtataatatatatatatatatatatatatatatatatatatatatatatatatatatatatatatatatatacaccggcAAAATTAACACCTTAAAAATGGGACATGTTATATGTCTCGaatttcctaaacctgttgtccgattttagtgatttttttagtATGTTATAGTTATATTATGTAAGAATATCGATGTAATAATATTGTTGATAGACAGGTCAATGTCATTTTATATCGGGTGTAACAATCATACTGTGTTTGTTCCTTAAAGTTCGGAACACCCTGTCCAATATTctagcatatataaaatattgaaattaaaactcaattatAGCTTCAGACATTCTTaccattttcttttttgatttatttgcttatgtttgataataaaaaagttagttacgttaacaactagccatgtttttcatcaataaatcCTCATTTTCTGCTTAGTTTAATAAACAAGCCTAAAGTAGGCTATGAGAAGTTAACAATTTAATACACACACCGGCAAATTTAAAGGAACAAGTTATTAATgcaatatttctttatatttgtattttatatacTAGGTATATCTACATAGCTTTGAATGCTCCTTTTCACAAGAAAGTCTTAAATgtcaaattaatttatttatttgtattgtgtTTTACATTTTACAGTCGTTCTGTCTATTGATAACAAGTACAAACTTGTATTTAATTGATAAGTTAATTTGTTTGAGTTTGTTGGATgtgatttttcttttgatttgtTCTAATCAGTGGTGATCTTATTGCAAAGAGTAAGTAAAAATGGGTGATTTAATACCGACTGATATTGCTAGGGCCGTAACAATGGTCGAAAATGGTCGAACGTACAGGGAAGTTGCTGGAATATTTGGTAAATCACCATCAACCATCCATCGTTGTGTAAGTCGTTGGAGACAAACCGGGGAGTATGTAAGAAAAAGGGGACAAGGTAGAAAACGTTTAACCACGGTTGTAGATGATCGATTTATAACGTTGCAAAACATTATGTAGTAGACGTCAAACGACAGGTCAAACCAAAAACCTGTTGCAAAATGTTCGTGGAACTACCATAAGTGAGCGCACAGTAAGAAGGAGACTTAAAGAAGCCGGTCTCAAGTCATATGTGGCAATAAAAGCTCCCCAGAATCCAGACACACCATCGTTTAGCACGATTACAATTTGGTCGAGTACATCAAAATTGGAATGATAACCATTCTCTTTACGGACGACAGCCGTTTTTGTGTAAATTACATCGACGGTAGAGAAAGATTGTCTCGACGCCAAGGAGAACAAAATGCCCCTTTCAATTTTACTACGACCGTACCTTTTGGTGGAGATATGGTATGGTGGTTCAATTATGGTGTGGGGCGGTATATGTTTGGGAGCAAGAACAGAGTTAGTGGTGACTAATGATGGAGCACTAACAGCAGATAGGTATATCGGAGATATTCTCCAAGaccatgtggtaccttttgcaccatatattggcgaaaattttattttaatgcaagataatgcgcgcCCACACGTCGCAGGCTGTGTAAGAGATTTCTTATTACAAGTGGGTATAACAACGATGAATTGGCCAGTTTGTTCCCCAGACCTGAACCCGATAGAGCATGTGTGAAATATGCTAGGCAGAAAACCTAGTGCACGGGTTCCTTCTATTCAAAACAGAGAGGAAGTCAGAATTGCTTTGATTGAGGAATGGGAGAGACTGCCTCAACAACTGATCGATAGCGTTATCAGAAGTATGAGGAGACGAATAACTGCAGTTGTAAAGGCTAGTGGTTGAAACACACGCTATTAAAGccataaaaatgcataaaaaaccAATTTAAGTTCAAACTGTACAATAAAGTTAATGTGTTTAAAATCCGTATTTGGTTTGAGTCTGACATCTTtgtgttttatttcttcttaaaCAGGTTTCATATTGTACTACCATTGTAATAATAACTACCAGTGTTAAAATACTTCATCAACATTCGTATTATGATATTTTCTAAACAATATTACCAATATATAGACTAGACAGAAAATACTCAGATTTTATGGTTGTTCCTTTAAATTTGCCGGTGAAACTAAGCAGAAAATGAGCATTTATTaatgaaaaacatggctagttgttaaagtACCTAACTTTTGTACTATCCAACAAAAGCAAATGaatcaaaaaaaaatgttaagaaaGCCCGAGGCTataattgagttttaatttcaatattttatatatgctagaatattccacagggtgttccGAACTTTAAGGAAAAAACACGAGTAATATGATTGTTACACCCGGTATAAAATGACATTGACCTgtctagcaacaatattattatatcgATATTCTTAAATAATATAACTATAACATACTAAAATAATCACTAAAATTGGACAATGGGTTTAGGAAATTCGAGGCATCTAATATGTCCCATTTTTAAGGTGTTCCTTTAATTTTGCCGgagagtgtatatatatatatatcatcatcatcatcatcatgtgcagctttatcaaccgtttccaattacggtgcagcctcccttatttcaaagttattctatgttcttattattattcgacgatgtcttagttatacgttgttgtaataatttgcgctcatttgcgcccatatttttctattttgtgctattcgagaccacgttgttcctgttaattttctaatatcataatcccatctgagatttgggcgcctctttggtctcttagcgttccttgggtaccacatagttgttctagtggtccatctgttatctgttcttcttgccatatgtcctgcccattgccatttcagggattttattctttggattacatcagtcacctgggtttgcctccgtatccattcaattcttttacgatccctctttgttatccctagcatacatctttccattgctctttgagttacttggagtttcgacgttatttctctctttaatatccaagtttcacatccatatgtcaagacgggtaatatgcattgatcaaatactctcttcttgaggtatagtggcattttggacttgaagactatggaatttcgtccgaatgctgaccacgcttgttttattcgtctgttgatttccggaagtagtgatcccgatttatgtatgagctgtcccaggtatatgtattcatctactacttctagcgaggtttcattaatttttatttccacgttggcgatcagatcattgcacattattttagtctttgctaggttgatttttaggcctacctcattgctggctgtattaaggtcattaatttgcagttgtaattcttcaggacttctagcaattagaatgatgtcatcagcgaatctaagatggtttaggtattctccatctatacatagaccttggttgttccagtctaatttccggaagatattttctaaggttgcagtgaagagcttaggggatagggtgtctccttgtcggactcctttctgagtgggaaattctggggtattttcatatatgcttactctagctgtggcctctttgtatatatttgctagcgtttcgacatatggtttatctactccttggtcgacaagagcttctatgactgctcttgggtatacggagtcaaatgctttctcgaagtctatgaatgctagcgccagtggtagatcatattcttttgttctgctcattacttcccttaatgtttgaatatgatccattgtgctgaagccacttctaaagcctgcttgctctcggggttgtgcagcgtcaagtgtgttttgtattctgttgttaatgattttggtgaataccttgtatatcacagatagcaagctgatcggtctataatttctaatgtcttccttgctacctttcttgtgaataaggattatgttggctgaattccacttttttggaatatgtctcgattttaggcagtctgtgtatatttttgctaggattttccaagttgttttaccagcaatctttagaagttcggctgtaacaccgtcattaccggctgccttgccgttcttcatgctcttaagagctgcctctacctcatctacgagaacatctggtacatcttcttgaaccgcaatttcttcttcgcctatttcttgtgcttccggagctttatatagaccctcatagaattcggttacatgttttattatttcatccctatttgtgatccttccgttgttgtttcccaatgctattatttgctttctaccgattgccaacttcctcttggttttcctatagcttttatggttttcgattgtattttgtacaagtcgttcattgtaggtttttatatcttctgcgattttttttccgtattactttgcacagttcggtatattcaattctattaatattggagttaattttcatttctcttcgttgtttcaggagagctgttgtttcatctgaaagttttctattgctgttgtgtgcttgtgatcctccaacttctttggcgcaatttaagattgtttccattaagtgtgtgctattcgttgggtcttgtaatttttcttgaattaaattttgatagcgttccgagtcgttgcttaggttagtgatatttacccctgcagttggtttctggagtaatttcattctttctagtttagtgtttagaacgacccgagatctaattagtctgtgatcgctacctgttcggaatttgttgagcacacttacatcctttatggttttcagcttattagttaggatgaaatctatttcgttcttggtagttgcattgggagctaaccatgtccatttcctattgaggttcttcttaaaataggtattggcgattgagaggttctggtaatgtgcgtattgaaccagtctctctcccctttcatttctttctccaatgccaaagttgccgacacattgttcttgatttgattgtttacccactttggcattaaagtccccgactagatacttaaattggcttttgttcttgttaagcacctcagttatttcattgtagaattcctctatttcctcattggagtgggatatggttggtgcatatacttgcaCAATTTGGATGGTGTATCTTCTGGATAGTCTTAGACTTAGACTAGCTACTCTGTCTGAGGTGCTTGATATGTCGACTATCCTATCCttccatttcttattaattaggaACCCCACTCCACTTGTTCGTCCATTTTCTGTTCCTTTGTGATAGAGGATGTTGCCAGATTCAAGTTCTATTAACTCTTCGTCCTTTCGTCTTACTTCGCTTATTCCGATGACATCCCATTTAATATTGACTGCTTCATTTTCTAACTCTATGAGTCTTGCCTGGTTCGCTAACGACCTGCAGTTATAGGTCGCTACGTATAGTGTTGTTGATCTGGCTGGGTAGTGGTTTAGACTccgcagattcttagcaccctctgccctCCTGACTGGTTCTCG
This genomic interval from Diabrotica undecimpunctata isolate CICGRU unplaced genomic scaffold, icDiaUnde3 ctg00001825.1, whole genome shotgun sequence contains the following:
- the LOC140431742 gene encoding uncharacterized protein — encoded protein: MGSSREPVRRAEGAKNLRSLNHYPARSTTLYVATYNCRSLANQARLIELENEAVNIKWDVIGISEVRRKDEELIELESGNILYHKGTENGRTSGVGFLINKKWKDRIVDISSTSDRVASLSLRLSRRYTIQIVQ